The Periplaneta americana isolate PAMFEO1 chromosome 9, P.americana_PAMFEO1_priV1, whole genome shotgun sequence genome contains a region encoding:
- the LOC138706453 gene encoding trypsin-1-like: protein MSLSVNLNMKLTIAVLFTLVLGCLGAQLSIQGVDVARNVRIVNGEEAEDGEFPFQVSLQNGGSHFCGATVLNTEWLLTAAHCIYDYDINQYTVRAGTNNYNTGGTVHKVVQWEYHAQYQNYAYWNNDVAVVKVSPPLTYSAKVQPTVLPEDGAEPAGGATSTAIGWGNACYQCPGIPDLQKVSLVVYSLQDCLSYYGEGPTNDMVCSGKPENEQGVCQGDSGGALIVDGVQIGITSWTSMPCASVPAVWTKISHYRDWIRERSGV from the exons ATGTCTTTATCAGTTAACCTCAATATGAAGCTCACTATTGCAGTTCTGTTTACGCTGGTGCTTGGGTGCCTTG GAGCACAACTTAGCATCCAAGGAGTGGACGTGGCTCGCAATGTGAGGATTGTGAATGGTGAAGAAGCTGAAGATGGGGAGTTTCCATTCCag GTGTCCCTTCAGAACGGAGGAAGTCATTTCTGTGGAGCTACAGTCTTGAACACCGAATGGCTTCTCACGGCTGCTCATTGCATTTATGA cTATGACATCAACCAATACACAGTTCGAGCTGGAACAAACAATTATAATACTGGGGGAACTGTGCACAAAGTCGTGCAGTGGGAGTACCATGCACAGTATCAGAATTACGCCTACTGGAACAACGATGTGGCTGTAGTCAAG GTGAGTCCACCTCTCACATACAGTGCCAAAGTGCAACCAACTGTGCTGCCTGAAGACGGTGCTGAACCAGCGGGTGGAGCTACAAGTACTGCCATTGGATGGGGAAATGCTTGC TATCAATGTCCTGGAATTCCTGACTTGCAAAAGGTTAGTCTCGTAGTATACTCACTTCAAGATTGTTTGTCCTACTACGGAGAAGGTCCCACCAACGACATGGTCTGCTCTGGAAAGCCAGAAAACGAACAAGGAGTCTGTCAG GGTGATTCAGGCGGCGCTCTTATAGTCGACGGTGTCCAGATCGGTATAACTTCGTGGACATCAATGCCTTGTGCATCAGTCCCAGCAGTTTGGACAAAGATTTCTCATTACAGAGACTGGATCAGAGAGAGAAGTGGTGTATAA